In one Catenovulum adriaticum genomic region, the following are encoded:
- a CDS encoding Trm112 family protein has product MAFDTKLLEIIACPICKGKLAYQPDAAELWCRGERLAYPIKDGIPVLLEPEARTLELDEVQS; this is encoded by the coding sequence ATGGCCTTTGACACTAAATTACTTGAAATTATCGCTTGCCCAATTTGTAAAGGAAAGCTAGCGTACCAGCCGGATGCAGCTGAACTATGGTGTAGAGGCGAGCGTTTAGCTTACCCAATTAAAGATGGCATTCCTGTGCTACTTGAACCAGAGGCGAGAACACTTGAATTAGATGAGGTTCAATCATGA
- the kdsB gene encoding 3-deoxy-manno-octulosonate cytidylyltransferase, which translates to MSYTIVIPARYASTRFPGKPLVDIAGKSMLHRVYKQCQKTKASNIVIATDDARIEKEAISIGAQVCLTQSDHQSGTARIGEVIQSLNLKDDEIVVNVQGDEPFIPSSIIDQVASNMALYTEADMATLAVPINEVEEVFNPNAVKVITDKNGYALYFSRAPVPYDRDNFAKKSVNNIGKYYLRHIGLYAYRAEFVRQYLNWPASPIEEAESLEQLRVLWHGEKIHVGIANETPPAGIDTPEDLANAIEYLKSKKKQKA; encoded by the coding sequence ATGAGTTATACTATTGTAATACCTGCACGTTATGCTTCAACTCGATTTCCGGGCAAGCCCTTGGTTGATATTGCCGGTAAAAGCATGCTGCATAGAGTATATAAGCAGTGCCAAAAAACTAAAGCGAGCAATATTGTAATAGCAACTGACGATGCGCGAATTGAAAAAGAAGCCATTAGTATCGGTGCGCAAGTTTGCTTAACACAAAGTGATCACCAATCAGGGACAGCGCGAATTGGTGAAGTGATTCAATCTTTAAATTTAAAAGATGACGAGATTGTGGTGAATGTTCAAGGAGATGAACCATTTATCCCCAGCTCTATTATCGATCAAGTCGCGAGTAATATGGCATTGTACACTGAAGCCGATATGGCAACTTTAGCTGTGCCTATTAATGAGGTTGAAGAAGTATTTAACCCTAATGCTGTTAAAGTGATTACGGATAAAAATGGTTATGCACTGTATTTTAGTCGAGCTCCAGTTCCATACGACCGTGATAATTTTGCTAAAAAATCAGTAAACAATATTGGAAAATATTATTTACGACATATTGGACTATATGCGTATCGCGCTGAATTTGTTCGTCAGTATTTAAATTGGCCAGCATCGCCAATTGAAGAAGCTGAGTCTTTAGAGCAGCTTAGAGTATTGTGGCACGGAGAAAAAATTCATGTGGGTATTGCAAATGAAACACCACCAGCTGGTATTGATACCCCAGAAGATTTAGCCAACGCGATTGAATATTTAAAATCTAAAAAGAAACAGAAAGCTTAA
- a CDS encoding response regulator, translating to MRNLGLILSLLLGVLINAGGALPAFSQPLENTIYLSKLQNKDLFKDQTFYSTNADFPDDVSELKNWQQTLSEHPKIQFDGDIFWTAHSFYNDTDQKKWTAYLFGSAVGHIEFKLYPLNRSQQANIQNAKTGYFATHEVPYHYSVSFDLEPQTEYVLLARLSSDFFFAPLRMQFKPSSEFLRQAKIENVIIILCFGIGLALALFNAFVYFGTRQRIYLYYALFTLSWMWGWAHTFNLPEEWFGTRTPGFLMAGFLLIPIFNALFFINFLQVRESNPWLSKAAIGFGVVGIAGLPIAIESPALGLMLASICTGGMLVVGFTLGVKALLAGFKPARYFLLAYIMLLMPNMVGNLMNMGFIPSMNINIYLLGLIGTMLDGLLLAFAMAEKVRLVNLKNVELNENLEEKVAHRTEKLERTKQDLIEANQAKSRFLAQMSHEIRTPMNAVIGLSQLALKTPLNFEQKDYIQKISGSADVLLGIINDVLDYSKIEAGKLHIDKINFDLTKTIERAVSLCSLKAHTKNIEIILDIQPDVPKFIESDPLRLQQILVNIIANAVKFTEFGHVSIRVSATPLASGDNPAEYKLEFVVVDTGIGMNQQQVSQLFNSFAQADNSITRKYGGTGLGLSISKELVQLLGGDIWVNSKPNVGSAFHFSITAKSTEKAISNKVFTIKGRPLNVLIVDDNQVASEVVSALFKRHKAHITLVKNGAKAITELKKSIQIRQAYDLVIMDWKMPEMDGIEAAKIIKHDLNLSKLPAILMISAYDKDEAKRLGESAGIDAFIEKPVGESTLFNVISECLPLDSLQAQENFVESEPNILLDLSNINLLLVEDNKLNRQVAAGFLRDTKIQIDVAENGIQAIEKVSKQSFDIVLMDIQMPEMDGLTATQEIRKMDGFSDLPIIAMTAHAMEGDKQRSYEAGMDDHLTKPVDPYELYRCIVKWIDKDKLKKQEPEAITLNVNEKKLSNLQSIGLLNVAGALKQMHGKEALYIDLLATFIEENENLVEEINQLAKDKNLHGLRLKVHSLKSNAAYIGAEQLAKDAADIEVLIDQGQVFETRLVSLTDKLSSLLAELVVFSPQVKPQVSSQTKEFTDKEIDEMFKQIVHYLKTSNAKIEDYIEPLKQLGCQLDDGAFIEALIDEIEDVEYKKALILIENNKRDLNLSM from the coding sequence ATGCGTAACTTAGGCTTAATTTTAAGTTTGCTATTGGGAGTGTTAATAAATGCAGGGGGTGCGTTACCTGCATTTAGTCAACCTTTAGAGAACACCATTTATTTAAGTAAATTACAAAATAAAGATTTATTTAAAGATCAGACTTTTTATAGCACGAACGCTGACTTTCCAGATGACGTTTCAGAATTAAAAAACTGGCAGCAAACCTTATCAGAACACCCTAAAATTCAATTTGATGGCGATATTTTTTGGACTGCACACTCGTTTTACAATGATACAGACCAAAAAAAATGGACAGCTTACTTATTTGGTTCTGCGGTCGGGCATATTGAATTTAAACTTTATCCGCTAAATCGTAGTCAACAAGCTAATATTCAAAACGCAAAAACAGGTTATTTTGCAACACATGAGGTTCCATATCATTATAGCGTGTCTTTTGATTTAGAGCCGCAAACTGAGTATGTTTTGCTAGCTCGTTTGTCGAGCGATTTCTTTTTCGCGCCTCTTAGAATGCAGTTTAAACCCAGTTCCGAATTTTTACGTCAAGCTAAAATAGAAAACGTTATAATTATTTTGTGTTTTGGAATAGGTTTAGCACTCGCTTTATTTAACGCCTTTGTTTATTTTGGCACCCGCCAGCGTATTTATTTGTATTATGCGTTATTTACATTAAGCTGGATGTGGGGCTGGGCACATACTTTTAATTTACCTGAAGAATGGTTTGGTACCCGTACTCCTGGCTTTTTAATGGCAGGCTTTTTATTAATTCCTATTTTTAACGCATTATTTTTTATCAATTTTTTACAAGTTAGGGAATCGAACCCATGGCTTTCTAAGGCTGCAATTGGGTTTGGGGTAGTCGGTATTGCCGGGTTGCCAATTGCAATTGAATCTCCTGCTTTAGGGTTAATGCTGGCTTCAATCTGTACGGGAGGCATGCTAGTTGTTGGGTTTACCTTAGGGGTAAAAGCGTTATTAGCAGGTTTTAAACCGGCACGTTACTTTTTGTTAGCTTATATTATGCTGCTAATGCCTAACATGGTTGGTAATTTGATGAATATGGGTTTTATTCCGTCGATGAATATTAATATATATTTATTGGGATTAATTGGCACCATGTTGGATGGCTTGCTATTGGCATTTGCAATGGCTGAAAAGGTGCGTTTGGTTAATCTTAAAAATGTAGAGTTAAATGAAAACCTAGAAGAAAAAGTAGCACACAGAACCGAAAAATTAGAAAGAACGAAACAAGATTTAATTGAAGCAAATCAAGCTAAAAGCCGCTTTTTAGCACAAATGAGTCACGAAATCAGAACCCCCATGAATGCGGTTATTGGTTTAAGTCAATTAGCATTAAAAACCCCCCTTAATTTTGAACAAAAAGATTATATTCAAAAAATATCAGGCTCCGCCGACGTACTATTGGGAATTATTAACGATGTACTCGATTACTCTAAAATCGAAGCTGGTAAGTTACATATTGATAAAATCAATTTTGATTTAACCAAAACTATCGAAAGAGCTGTCAGTTTATGTTCGCTCAAAGCTCATACAAAAAACATCGAAATTATTTTAGATATACAGCCCGATGTCCCGAAATTTATTGAGTCTGATCCACTCAGACTTCAGCAAATTTTAGTGAATATTATTGCCAATGCCGTCAAATTTACTGAATTTGGTCATGTGAGTATTAGAGTTAGTGCAACCCCGCTAGCATCTGGCGATAATCCAGCAGAGTACAAGCTCGAGTTTGTAGTGGTTGATACCGGCATAGGGATGAATCAACAGCAAGTGAGTCAGTTATTTAATTCATTTGCTCAAGCGGATAACTCAATTACCCGTAAATATGGGGGAACAGGTTTAGGTTTATCGATCAGTAAAGAGTTAGTGCAACTATTGGGCGGCGATATTTGGGTTAACAGTAAGCCAAATGTTGGGAGTGCCTTTCATTTTTCAATTACCGCCAAATCAACAGAAAAAGCGATATCAAATAAAGTTTTTACAATTAAAGGTCGCCCTTTAAATGTATTGATTGTTGATGATAATCAAGTCGCTAGCGAAGTCGTTTCTGCATTATTTAAACGTCATAAAGCGCATATAACGTTAGTAAAAAATGGTGCTAAAGCCATTACCGAACTGAAAAAATCTATTCAAATTAGACAGGCCTATGATTTAGTCATTATGGATTGGAAAATGCCTGAAATGGATGGAATTGAAGCCGCTAAAATTATTAAGCATGATTTAAATTTAAGTAAACTGCCAGCCATTTTAATGATCTCAGCTTATGATAAAGATGAAGCGAAGCGTCTAGGAGAAAGCGCCGGTATTGATGCTTTTATTGAAAAACCTGTAGGTGAATCAACTTTATTTAACGTCATTTCTGAATGTTTACCGCTTGATAGCCTGCAAGCTCAAGAGAATTTTGTAGAATCAGAGCCTAATATATTACTCGATTTATCTAATATTAACTTGTTACTCGTAGAGGATAATAAATTAAACCGACAAGTGGCTGCTGGCTTTTTACGAGATACTAAAATTCAAATCGACGTCGCCGAAAATGGTATACAGGCCATTGAGAAAGTATCAAAACAATCATTTGATATTGTTTTAATGGATATTCAAATGCCTGAAATGGATGGTTTGACCGCAACACAGGAAATTAGAAAGATGGATGGATTTTCCGATCTACCCATTATTGCGATGACGGCTCACGCCATGGAAGGAGATAAACAACGCAGCTATGAAGCAGGTATGGATGATCATTTAACTAAACCCGTTGACCCTTACGAACTGTACAGATGCATTGTTAAATGGATTGATAAAGACAAATTAAAAAAGCAAGAGCCTGAAGCAATTACATTGAATGTAAATGAAAAAAAATTATCTAACTTACAATCAATAGGTTTGCTTAATGTCGCGGGTGCACTTAAACAAATGCATGGTAAAGAAGCGTTATACATTGATTTATTAGCCACTTTTATTGAAGAAAATGAAAATTTAGTTGAAGAGATAAACCAACTTGCGAAAGATAAAAATTTGCATGGCTTACGTTTAAAGGTTCACTCACTTAAATCAAATGCGGCTTACATAGGTGCTGAACAGTTAGCAAAAGATGCTGCGGATATTGAAGTTTTAATTGATCAAGGCCAAGTTTTTGAAACAAGATTGGTTTCACTAACTGATAAATTGTCTAGCTTATTAGCTGAGTTAGTTGTTTTTTCACCGCAAGTTAAACCCCAAGTATCTTCACAGACTAAAGAATTTACGGATAAAGAAATCGATGAAATGTTTAAACAAATTGTTCATTATTTGAAAACCTCCAACGCGAAAATTGAAGACTATATAGAGCCTCTTAAACAATTGGGTTGCCAATTAGATGATGGTGCATTTATTGAAGCATTAATAGATGAAATAGAAGATGTCGAGTATAAAAAAGCCTTAATATTAATTGAAAATAATAAACGAGACTTAAATCTTTCTATGTAA
- a CDS encoding DUF1244 domain-containing protein, translating to MQEEKQEKIEAAVFRRLLAHLDENKQVQNIELMNLANFCRNCLAKWYSAEAKQLDVEIDYDQAREVIYGMPYSEWKDKYQQAATPEQLAQFEQKNKSK from the coding sequence ATGCAAGAAGAGAAGCAAGAGAAAATTGAAGCCGCGGTATTTCGCCGATTATTGGCGCATTTAGATGAAAATAAGCAAGTTCAAAATATCGAATTAATGAATTTAGCAAATTTTTGTCGAAATTGCTTAGCGAAATGGTACAGCGCGGAAGCAAAGCAATTAGATGTAGAGATTGATTATGACCAAGCTAGAGAAGTTATTTATGGTATGCCTTACAGTGAGTGGAAAGATAAATATCAGCAAGCGGCAACACCAGAGCAATTAGCTCAGTTTGAACAAAAAAACAAAAGTAAGTAA
- the lpxK gene encoding tetraacyldisaccharide 4'-kinase, translating to MNWFEKGWYKQHKFIYLLLPLTALFWALSAIRRGLFKYGLKKTYKASAPVIVVGNITVGGTGKTPFVIWLTQHLIEQGFKPGIINRGYGSQVGNQNVIVSAKDNAVDVGDEAKLISLKAQVPVAVGANRIKSAELLLAQGCDILLCDDGLQHYKLQRDLEIILVDGSRQLGNQCLLPAGPLREGKWRLKTTDFVIQNGLQPLVLTDYYFSTQAQVPKPVLINNSQPFDYQLKYDAVCAIGNPQRFYQSLADKKIQLLEKYTFIDHHQFSLSDFSQCEGAGIIMTEKDAVKCNEFAQSNWWYLPISIQPDQSFIQKLDQQIINLRKQYGL from the coding sequence ATGAACTGGTTTGAAAAAGGCTGGTATAAGCAACATAAATTTATTTATTTGTTGCTGCCGCTAACAGCTTTATTTTGGGCATTATCTGCTATTCGTCGTGGGTTATTTAAATACGGGCTAAAAAAAACCTATAAAGCTTCAGCACCTGTTATTGTTGTTGGTAATATCACTGTGGGGGGCACGGGTAAAACGCCTTTTGTTATTTGGTTAACTCAACATTTAATCGAACAAGGGTTCAAACCCGGTATTATCAATCGTGGTTATGGCAGCCAAGTGGGTAATCAAAATGTAATCGTTTCAGCAAAAGATAATGCGGTCGATGTGGGTGATGAAGCCAAACTCATTTCGCTTAAAGCGCAAGTTCCAGTCGCCGTTGGTGCGAACCGAATCAAAAGTGCTGAGCTCTTATTAGCACAAGGATGCGATATTTTATTGTGTGATGATGGGTTGCAGCATTATAAATTGCAGCGCGATCTTGAAATTATTTTAGTGGATGGTTCACGTCAACTCGGTAATCAGTGTTTACTGCCGGCAGGGCCTTTACGTGAAGGAAAATGGCGTTTGAAAACCACAGATTTTGTTATTCAAAATGGTCTACAGCCTTTAGTTTTAACCGATTATTATTTTTCTACGCAAGCTCAAGTGCCTAAGCCTGTATTGATTAACAACTCGCAGCCATTTGACTACCAACTCAAGTATGATGCGGTGTGTGCAATCGGTAATCCACAGCGTTTTTATCAATCTCTTGCAGATAAAAAAATTCAGCTTCTTGAAAAATATACTTTTATCGACCATCATCAATTTAGTTTATCTGATTTTTCTCAATGTGAAGGGGCTGGAATCATAATGACAGAGAAAGATGCAGTTAAATGTAATGAATTTGCCCAATCTAATTGGTGGTATTTACCAATATCAATTCAACCCGATCAATCCTTTATTCAAAAACTTGATCAACAGATAATAAATTTACGGAAACAGTATGGCCTTTGA